A window of the Aspergillus flavus chromosome 6, complete sequence genome harbors these coding sequences:
- a CDS encoding putative short chain dehydrogenase/ reductase, with product MSFSVEGRSAIVTGAGSGINFAFAKLLLENGCNVLIADLALRPEAQGLVKKYSIPSSAPRAVFQRTDVTDWKQLELMFEVAEKEFGEIDVVCPGAGVYEPHWSNFWRPPGTPESRDPQHGNRYALLDINLTHPIRTTQLALAHFVRRRTSGRPKHIVHISSIAGQNPALAAPIYVATKHAINGLVRSLGKLDSKFGIRVTAVAPGVIKTPLWTDHPEKLKIVDTANDEWVTPEEVAQVMLALIQQDQVSEIIGDRTGQGPQFPVCGGTVLEVSKTVRSVSAINDPGPGTRAGNTVSDMNVLEDEVFGLLSQKGWGTPKL from the exons ATGTCATTCTCCGTCGAAGGAAGATCTGCTATCGTAACAGGGGCGGGCTCGG GGATTAACTTTGCCTTTGCCAAGCTACTGTTGGAGAACGGATGCAATGTACTCATTGCTGATCTAGCGCTTCGTCCGGAGGCGCAGGGACTCGTGAAAAAATACTCAATACCATCCAGTGCCCCCCGGGCCGTCTTTCAGAGGACCGACGTGACCGACTGGAAACAGCTTGAGTTGATGTTCGAGGTCGCCGAGAAGGAGTTCGGGGAAATCGATGTAGTATGCCCGGGGGCTGGGGTCTACGAACCG CATTGGAGCAATTTCTGGCGCCCTCCTGGTACTCCGGAAAGTCGGGACCCGCAACATGGCAATCGATACGCCCTGCTAGATATCAACTTAACACATCCGATTCGCACCACGCAACTTGCTTTAGCCCATTTCGTTCGTCGTCGGACGAGCGGACGTCCTAAGCATATTGTTCATATCTCCAGCATTGCGGGCCAGAACCCAGCCTTGGCAGCTCCAATTTATGTCGCTACTAAACACGCTATCAACGGCCTTGTGCGGTCGTTGGGTAAGCTTGACAGCAAGTTCGGAATTCGCGTGACAGCCGTTGCCCCTGGCGTGATCAAGACCCCCTTGTGGACCGACCATCCGGAGAAGCTAAAGATCGTTGATACTGCGAATGATGAATGGGTCACTCCCGAGGAGGTAGCTCAAGTCATGCTAGCTCTCATTCAACAGGACCAGGTCAGTGAAATTATCGGTGATAGAACAGGTCAAGGACCACAGTTTCCGGTTTGTGGAGGAACCGTGCTGGAGGTGTCCAAGACTGTGCGCTCTGTGAGTGCGATTAATGATCCAGGCCCTGGGACTAGGGCCGGTAACACAGTGTCGGACATGAATGTACTAGAAGACGAAGTCTTTGGGTTGTTATCGCAGAAAGGATGGGGAACCCCGAAACTGTGA
- a CDS encoding uncharacterized protein (of unknown function-domain containing protein): MSSFEDQIRSRQRFALDHIAAIDTERESNGYNNDNKFWHQSRLFMQNISSRYTKSDLPIDFYEYDMRELWYMIIQGAKITDAKHPAQDRLAGQILHAREMGVLHRMSATSGVEEEASTSKGKIWVDLPFLTQEFQVAWNAADKLPAKQRQNLSAFIARLSAWGVCGSELCVCALSIFRDTFETRRPLTATDDQQGNSLLPIADLLPAAVAWFELCGYKIENLCLSGHGFESSTLGELAREAQVVPDTGFSTSRWLFWRRRLEEISHCDHAEMAALAQWGVRVMQCWGERILAIDNSNNQGK, translated from the coding sequence ATGTCCTCCTTCGAAGACCAGATACGCAGTCGACAAAGGTTCGCCCTTGATCATATAGCTGCTATTGATACTGAGCGGGAATCGAACGGCTATAACAATGACAACAAATTCTGGCACCAATCAAGACTATTTATGCAAAATATATCCAGTCGTTACACCAAGTCCGACCTCCCAATAGATTTCTACGAGTATGACATGCGAGAACTATGGTACATGATCATTCAAGGTGCCAAAATCACAGATGCCAAACACCCCGCTCAGGATCGCCTAGCAGGCCAAATCCTGCACGCCCGAGAGATGGGCGTTTTACATCGCATGAGTGCAACCTCaggagttgaagaggaagcctcAACCTCCAAGGGGAAGATTTGGGTCGATCTACCTTTCCTTACGCAGGAGTTTCAAGTGGCATGGAACGCAGCCGACAAATTACCGGCGAAACAGCGGCAGAACCTCAGCGCCTTCATAGCCCGTCTCAGCGCTTGGGGCGTGTGTGGCTCCGAATTGTGTGTTTGTGCTCTTTCAATTTTTAGGGATACATTCGAGACGCGTAGGCCGTTGACTGCAACCGACGACCAGCAGGGCAATAGCTTGCTGCCCATCGCTGATCTGCTACCAGCAGCGGTTGCCTGGTTTGAGCTATGTGGTTACAAGATTGAAAACCTTTGTCTCTCGGGTCACGGATTTGAGTCCTCGACTCTTGGTGAGCTTGCTAGAGAAGCACAAGTTGTGCCGGATACCGGTTTTAGCACTTCGAGATGGCTCTTTTGGAGGCGACGTCTGGAGGAGATCAGCCATTGTGACCATGCGGAGATGGCTGCTTTGGCACAGTGGGGTGTGAGGGTCATGCAGTGTTGGGGTGAGAGAATTTTAGCCATTGATAACAGCAATAACCAAGGCAAATAA
- a CDS encoding N-methyl-D-aspartate receptor glutamate-binding subunit (bax inhibitor family protein), whose amino-acid sequence MAANTRYEPAPQRDSFEERGYTQPPPSYQATAEYSQAPRSEDDNVPDDFKFGGMVAEGTLPIRMQFVRKVYAILTAQLLLTTIMSSISFFSDSYRLWIQSNFWLMIVSVFGALGFMLVTYWKRKSYPANLLFLTAFTVLEAYSISVVTSFYDARIVVQALILTLGMFVALTLFACQTKYDFTNWMPYLFGALWFLILFGFVAAFLPNSSTVELIYSGLAALIFSGYILVDTQLIMRHYHVEEEIAASISLYLDILNLFLAILRILNNQQNN is encoded by the exons ATGGCTGCTAATACTAGATATGAGCCAGCTCCTCAGCGGGACTCGTTTGAGGAGCGCGGATACACTCAGCCCCCGCCATCTTATCAGGCAACGGCCGAATACTCACAAGCGCCTCGCAGTGAGGACGACAATGTTCCCGATGACTTCAAA TTCGGTGGAATGGTCGCAGAAGGAACGCTACCTATCCGGATGCAATTTGTCCGGAAGGTCTATGCCATCCT AACTGCACAGCTCCTGTTGACCACCATCATGAGctcgatctccttcttcagcgACAGCTACCGCCTATGGATTCAGTCCAACTTCTGGCTGATGATCGTCTCAGTCTTCGGTGCCTTGGGTTTTATGCTCGTAACATACTGGAAGCGCAAGAGCTACCCGGCcaaccttcttttcctgACTGCTTTCACGGTTCTCGAGGCCTACTCCATCAGTGTCGTGACATCCTTTTATGACGCGCGCATCGTAGTGCAAGCCCTTATCCTGACGCTCGGCATGTTCGTCGCGCTCACGCTCTTCGCATGCCAGACGAAGTACGATTTCACGAACTGGATGCCATACCTGTTTGGTGCGCTCTGGTTCTTGATCCTGTTCGGCTTCGTCGCTGCGTTCCTTCCCAACAGCTCTACCGTTGAGCTTATCTACAGCGGATTGGCGGCGTTGATCTTCTCGGGCTATATCCTTGTTGACACGCAGCTAATCATGAGACACTACCatgttgaggaggagattgCCGCGAGCATCTCGCTCTACTTGGATATTCTGAACCTGTTCCTGGCCATCCTCCGAATCTTAAACAACCAGCAGAACAATTAA
- a CDS encoding DUF1479 domain protein, giving the protein MAMSRLLSRSAVRAASTSAQTTKAAGDISSVFPSLRPDYKPEPLPPRFKDLKSQYFEKNEEVLKQSWKRLLPSLEEEVDKIKSKGSDIIPSVDYADVVSGNVPEKVLAEIRHRGTVVVRNVLSRGMAREYKERVEDYVAANKERVKAFPPDSPAVYELYWTQSQAEARAHPNMLDTQRFLQRLWHSSDPKTKISTRNPLTYADRLRIRMPGDSKFTLGPHIDGGSLERWEDPEYSRVYTKILEGKWEEYDPWDAKHRVSAKMDLYNGAGACSMLRFFQGWLSMSQTAPGEGSLHVCPMIVHSTAYTILRPFFDTQTLQPALDATFPGSVPGACQEYNPVTHPHLELESTMVSVPEVGPGDYVAWHCDSLHSVDKEHKGKGDSSVLYIPATPMCDMNVDYLLKQRQAAQTYSPPWDFPGAGGPGESGFKGALDWNSINPEGLRAMGLGNKPWEVTPDMSEGEKQVVEAANKACFGQP; this is encoded by the exons ATGGCAATGTCACGACTTCTCTCCCGATCTGCAGTTCGGGCTGCCTCCACTTCCGCTCAAACAACCAAGGCGGCGGGAGATATTTCAAGCGTTTTTCCTAGTTTGAGACCAGACTACAAACCAGAGCCTCTGCCACCGCGGTTCAAGGATTTAAAATCACAATACTTCGAGAAAAACGAAGAAGTGCTGAAGCAAAGCTGGAAGCGACTACTCCCCAGCTtagaagaggaagttgatAAGATCAAGTCAAAAGGAAGCGAT ATTATTCCCTCCGTGGATTATGCGGACGTTGTTTCTGGAAATGTACCAGAGAAAGTCCTTGCGGAAATCCGTCACCGCGGAACCGTAGTAGTCAGAAATGTGCTATCTCGTGGAATGGCTAGAGAGTATAAGGAGCGCGTCGAAGACTACGTTGCTGCCAACAAAGAGCGTGTGAAGGCATTCCCACCAGATTCACCTGCAGTATACGAGTTGTATTGGACTCAATCACAGGCGGAAGCCCGGGCGCACCCTAATATGCTCGATACACAGCGCTTCTTGCAGCGTTTGTGGCATTCATCTGACCCCAAAACGAAAATCTCCACCCGAAACCCTCTTACATACGCTGATCGACTCCGGATCCGCATGCCTGGTGATTCCAAGTTCACTCTTGGCCCCCATATTGATGGTGGCTCGCTTGAACGGTGGGAAGACCCTGAGTATTCCCGGGTTTACACCAAGATCCTCGAGGGTAAATGGGAGGAATACGACCCATGGGATGCAAAGCATCGTGTCTCGGCCAAGATGGACTTGTACAACGGTGCTGGCGCCTGCTCCATGCTGAGATTCTTCCAAGGATGGCTTTCCATGTCACAAACAGCCCCGGGCGAGGGCTCACTACATGTGTGTCCCATGATTGTTCACAGCACTGCCTATACCATTCTCAGACCATTCTTTGATACTCAAACGCTGCAGCCCGCATTGGATGCTACTTTCCCTGGATCTGTTCCTGGCGCTTGCCAAGAATACAACCCCGTCACCCATCCGCACCTGGAGCTTGAAAGCACTATGGTGTCGGTGCCCGAGGTCGGACCTGGTGACTACGTCGCTTGGCACTGTGACTCTCTGCACTCTGTTGATAAGGAACATAAGGGCAAAGGAGACTCAAGTGTACTCTACATCCCTGCCACTCCCATGTGCGACATGAATGTGGATTATCTGCTCAAGCAACGCCAGGCAGCTCAAACTTACTCCCCGCCTTGGGATTTCCCAGGTGCTGGTGGACCCGGCGAGAGCGGCTTCAAGGGAGCACTTGATTGGAACTCGATCAACCCCGAGGGCTTGCGCGCTATGGGCCTTGGCAATAAGCCATGGGAGGTTACCCCTGATATGAGTGAGGGCGAAAAGCAGGTTGTTGAAGCTGCTAACAAGGCATGCTTTGGTCAGCCATGA
- a CDS encoding major facilitator superfamily domain-containing protein translates to MSHEIDNTRSKRMLLLLYLTAFLFFLGENIQQAPRTQIYETIICHRMLPWNSKDTPAREGCKSKAVQEELAFLKGTERLLGALPTVLVIPWSIFAERYGRCLSLKLALAGVLCEEAWSCLICWFSDLVPIRLILLAPLFEIIGGGPAIITTIVHLLAAEVTTPETRTSTFFVIRAMAIAAAILAQLVSSFLMTRNAWVPWLLGLLCILLAMFAVPYAPNPAIENSLNENTMLDPGQHNARSMGTLNQEESHSSKHATVRSRLALVAKQLQEGTKVVYGNFSLIVLLAMSFLGELCEDSLAMVLLLYISKRYSWEFAQANYLWALGEAVQFVFLIILLPRISTMLLARFRMNAYAADFTISIASTTMLSFGSLLLGIGVSIPVAIIGVILMSTGGGLQSALRSLVTMVISPDDISVVYSIFTILHVLSTSLVGPIYSGAFTLGLKFGTEYTGLPFIVASTLAGLSLPLFLFVRPHLHYVPVQEASN, encoded by the exons ATGTCTCATGAAATTGACAACACGCGGTCGAAGCGCatgcttcttttgctttaCCTGACggcctttctcttttttctagGAGAAAATATCCAACAAGCCCCACGAACCCAGATCTATGAGACCATTATCTGCCACCGTATGCTGCCATGGAATTCGAAGGACACGCCAGCAAGGGAAGGGTGCAAAAGCAAGGCTGTCCAAGAGGAACTAGCCTTCCTCAAGGGCACGGAGAGATTATTAGGGGCACTACCGA CCGTTCTTGTTATTCCGTGGAGTATTTTCGCTGAACGATATGGCCGCTGCCTTTCCTTGAAATTGGCGTTAGCTGGAGTCCTGTGTGAAGAGGCATGGAGCTGTCTCATCTGCTGGTTCTCAGACTTGGTTCCGATCCGTCTCATCCTACTGGCCCCCTTATTTGAAATCATCGGCGGTGGTCCTGCAATCATCACTACTATTGTACATTTATTGGCCGCAGAGGTGACCACGCCTGAAACGCGGACATCAACCTTTTTTGTTATCCGCGCCATGGCAATTGCAGCGGCCATCCTGGCCCAACTCGTGAGCTCGTTCCTCATGACCCGTAATGCGTGGGTGCCGTGGCTTCTAGGATTGCTCTGCATTCTTCTCGCAATGTTTGCCGTCCCATATGCGCCGAACCCCGCCATTGAGAATTCTCTAAATGAGAACACCATGTTGGATCCGGGACAACATAATGCGCGTAGTATGGGTACCTTGAACCAAGAGGAATCCCATAGCAGCAAACATGCTACTGTTCGATCTCGTCTCGCTTTGGTGGCAAAGCAACTCCAGGAAGGGACAAAGGTTGTCTACGGAAACTTTTCGCTCATCGTATTATTAGCGATGTCATTTTTGGGTGAGCTCTGCGAAGATTCGCTTGCTATGGTCCTGTTGCTTTACATCTCGAAACGGTATAGCTGGGAATTCGCCCAG GCCAACTATCTGTGGGCTCTAGGAGAGGCTGTCCAGTTTGTGTTCCTGATTATCCTTCTTCCGCGTATCAGTACCATGCTCTTAGCTCGTTTCAGGATGAATGCATACGCGGCGGATTTTACGATATCCATTGCTAGCACGACTATGCTTAGTTTCGGGAGTTTGCTTCTCGGAATTGGCGTTTCTATACCTGTTGCCATCATAG GAGTCATCCTGATGTCGACGGGGGGAGGGCTTCAATCAGCACTGCGGTCTCTTGTGACAATGGTCATTTCTCCAGATGATATCAGTGTTGTCTACTCTATCTTTACTATTCTCCATGTCTTGAGCACTTCTTTGGTAGGCCCTATATATTCAGGTGCCTTCACTTTGGGATTGAAGTTCGGGACGGAGTACACTGGGCTTCCGTTTATAGTGGCTTCCACTTTAGCTGGCCTATCCTTACCACTGTTCTTGTTTGTCCGGCCCCACCTTCACTATGTACCAGTACAGGAGGCTAGCAATTGA
- a CDS encoding amino acid transporter, with translation MLDDEATVGIGPAEGLRNASRRRGIRGKRDPGFHGQASWISCVINLVNTIIGAGVLAMPLAISHMGIVLGVIVILWSGTTAGFGLYLQSRCAQYLDRGTASFFALSQLTYPNAAVIFDAAIAIKCFGVGVSYLIIIGDLMPGVVQGFVGGTPDYDFLVDRHFWVTAFMLVVIPLSYLRRLDSLKYTSIAALVSMAYLVVLVLYHFVIGDTMADRGPVRVIHWAGPVPMLSSLPVIVFAFTCHQNMFSILNEIANNSHFRTTGVVFASIGSSAATYILVAITGYLSFGDTVGGNIVGMYPPGLWATIGRAAIVILVMFSYPLQCHPCRASVDAVLKWKPKASNSNDNSPHRHPLLGPRGNRTPEPMSDLRFSVITTTILVLSYVVAMTVSSLEAVLAYVGSTGSTSISFILPGLFYYKISSPDSPAHQRLMKEDDEAAEGIFSDDGDDNDDLDNQAQSLTESGILRRGTRHWRKAVLRKLSLALAIYGVVVMIVCLITNSLFIASH, from the exons ATgttggatgatgaggctACTGTCGGGATTGGTCCCGCCGAGGGACTTCGAAACGCATCGCGAAG GCGTGGAATAAGAGGAAAACGGGACCCGGGGTTTCACGGTCAAGCCAGCTGGATCAGCTGTGTGATCAACCTGGTTAATACGA TTATCGGTGCCGGTGTTCTTGCTATGCCTCTGGCTATATCTCATATGGGAATCGTTTTGGGTGTCATCGTGATATTATGGTCTGGAACGACGGCGGGATTCGGTCTCTACCTTCAGTCACGATGTGCGCAGTATTTGGACCGGGGAACGGCGTCATTCTTCGCCTTATCCCAGCTTACCTACCCTAATGCCGCCGTGATCTTCGATGCGGCCATTGCGATTAAGTGTTTCGGAGTTGGAGTCAGCTACCTAATCATCATAGGAGACCTGATGCCGGGGGTTGTGCAAGGCTTTGTTGGTGGCACCCCGGACTATGACTTCTTGGTGGACCGGCATTTCTGGGTAACAGCTTTTAT GTTGGTTGTTATCCCACTCTCTTACCTTCGCCGGTTAGATTCCCTCAAGTACACCAGCATTGCTGCTTTGGTTTCCATGGCCTAtttggtggttttggttCTTTATCACTTCGTAATTGGTGATACAATGGCGGATCGTGGCCCAGTTCGTGTGATTCACTGGGCCGGTCCCGTTCCGATGCTTAGCAGTCTTCCTGTGATTGTCTTCGCATTCACATGCCATCAGAAT ATGTTTTCGATATTGAACGAGATCGCAAACAACAGTCACTTCAGAACGACTGGGGTTGTATTTGCCAGTATTGGAAGTTCTGCTGCAACTTACATTCTTGTCGCTATTACTGGATATCTTTCGTTTGGAGACACGGTTGGAGGCAACATCGTGGGCATGTACCCCCCTGGGCTCTGGGCAACAATTGGACGCGCTGCCATCGTTATACTGGTCATGTTCTCGTACCCCCTTCAATGTCACCCGTGCCGCGCCTCGGTTGACGCAGTTTTGAAGTGGAAACCTAAGGCTTCAAACAGCAACGACAATTCTCCTCACCGCCATCCTCTGCTAGGTCCACGAGGGAACCGAACACCCGAGCCCATGAGTGATCTTCGCTTTTCAGTCATTACCACGACAATCTTAGTGCTAAGTTACGTTGTTGCTATGACCGTCTCTTCTCTTGAAGCGGTGCTTGCGTACGTCGGTAGCACCGGCAGTACCAGCATTAGTTTCATTCTCCCGGGATTGTTTTATTATAAGATCTCCTCGCCCGACTCACCTGCCCACCAACGACTAATgaaagaagatgacgaggcgGCTGAAGGCATATTTTccgatgatggtgatgataaCGATGACCTGGACAATCAGGCGCAATCGCTTACCGAGAGTGGCATCCTTCGTCGTGGGACTCGCCATTGGCGAAAGGCCGTCCTACGGAAGCTGAGTCTGGCACTCGCAATATACGGAGTCGTGGTCATGATTGTTTGTCTCATCACTAACTCGCTCTTCATCGCCTCACATTAG
- a CDS encoding uncharacterized protein (of unknown function-domain containing protein) — MRLQATLLLLASCVPSALAIYRDEVDHIDFHHALLGTPSAHSTFFLKPSSSSDASLLYTLSEKLLLGAVNPRDGSVVWRQNVSRSAAADNGLLRASDGTNALVSAAGDYLSSWSALDGKLIWESWFSGELVADLELLELEDAASPSTAKDTIALFGGKAGVVRRLDGDSGKVKWEYKDESGDLPFQVSSSVTDVFYISLQSALLKGYKIKVTSMDLLTGRQNQQLTLNLEGDISGPESVLFVGANTASPLIVWTDKAQKALKVNVIGTKQVSTINIDNTSGEELRSITVHAPKKLNSLPHFLVHYQTQSASWAEVYHVNLQSAVVTKAYNLPRLEGWSAFSTSTKDANVYFTRITQSEMTVVSSVSHAILGRWPLQSPPMERALHAVSEVVPKGDSVAVRSAAALESGDWQLLRNGQPEWTRYEALAGALAANWAEEEYQEELAHQLEVEGHESLFAAYAHRVRRHIKDLEHLPEWLKDLPKRILTSFVTDEVSNLDSFGISRQVIVATENGRVYSLDGGNHGAVSWGVKAAEAETWAPVAVVTQPGLATVYTDDGSSVTLNAASGEIIKRTPATTKLRSVAVLNDSPAPLVVGINENGTPVDSVDLPGFFVTLGNGRVLGWSANNNKTPVWEFLPPQGERVIHATSRPAHDPVASIGKVLGDRSVLYKYLNPNLILATAVGDKSATFYLLDGISGKILHASTQNGVDTTQPITSAMSENWFAYSFWGDVVHPSDAKGYQLVISELYESSIPNDRGPLGAASNYSSLDALPLPHVVSQSFIIPEPISHMAVTQTRQGITTRQLLCTLPSTNSLIGIPRPVLDARRPIGRDPTPTEIEEGLFKYNPFLEFDGKWYLSHARDVAGIKKVLSAPTLLESTSLIFGFGGDIFGTRATPSQAFDILGKGFSKLQLLMTIVALTIGVVILSPMVRKKQVNQVWKAS; from the exons ATGCGGCTACAGGCGACGCTTCTTCTGCTCGCCTCGTGCGTTCCCTCAGCGCTGGCTATCTATCGCGACGAGGTCGACCATATCGATTTCCACCATGCTCTACTCGGTACTCCTTCGGCCCAttcgaccttcttcctcaagcCTTCGTCCTCCTCTGATGCGTCCCTACTCTACACTTTGTCCGAGAAATTGCTCCTTGGTGCAGTAAATCCGAGGGACGGCTCGGTGGTCTGGAGGCAAAATGTCTCCCGATCCGCAGCCGCTGACAACGGTCTTTTACGCGCTTCCGATGGGACCAATGCTCTGGTTAGCGCAGCGGGCGACTATTTGTCATCATGGAGCGCTCTGGATGGTAAATTGATTTGGGAGAGCTGGTTTTCCGGTGAGCTTGTAGCAGACCTTGAGCTGCTGGAGCTAGAGGACGCCGCTTCACCTTCGACCGCTAAAGACACGATTGCGCTTTTCGGAGGCAAGGCGGGTGTTGTCAGAAGGCTAGATGGTGATTCAGGCAAGGTCAAGTGGGAATACAAAGATGAAAG TGGCGATCTCCCATTCCAAGTCTCGTCCTCCGTCACCGACGTTTTCTATATCTCTCTGCAGTCGGCTCTCCTGAAGGGTTATAAGATCAAGGTTACATCTATGGACCTCTTGACCGGTCGTCAGAACCAGCAATTGACCCTGAACTTGGAAGGTGACATTTCCGGGCCCGAGTCTGTGCTTTTTGTGGGCGCAAACACCGCCTCCCCTCTGATTGTCTGGACGGATAAGGCTCAGAAGGCACTCAAAGTCAACGTTATTGGTACGAAGCAGGTTAGCACCATCAACATCGATAACACCAGTGGCGAGGAGCTTCGTTCCATCACCGTTCATGCTCCGAAGAAACTCAACTCGTTGCCTCATTTTCTGGTTCATTACCAAACGCAATCCGCATCATGGGCTGAGGTTTACCACGTCAACTTGCAATCCGCAGTTGTAACTAAAGCTTACAATCTTCCTCGCTTGGAAGGCTGGTCTGCCTTCTCCACAAGTACCAAGGATGCAAATGTTTACTTTACTCGGATCACGCAGTCGGAAATGACTGTTGTATCTTCTGTCTCTCATGCCATCTTGGGGAGGTGGCCTCTTCAGTCCCCTCCAATGGAGCGCGCGCTACATGCAGTGTCAGAAGTTGTCCCGAAGGGCGATAGCGTCGCGGTGCGATCGGCTGCTGCTTTGGAGTCGGGCGACTGGCAATTACTCCGAAATGGTCAGCCTGAATGGACTAGATACGAGGCTTTGGCTGGCGCTTTGGCTGCCAACTGGGCTGAGGAGGAATACCAGGAGGAGCTGGCTCACCAGCTTGAGGTTGAGGGTCATGAGAGCCTTTTCGCAGCGTACGCGCATCGTGTCAGGCGCCACATCAAAGACCTCGAACATCTTCCTGAGTGGCTAAAAGATCTGCCAAAGCGCATCCTCACCAGTTTCGTGACCGATGAGGTTTCAAACCTGGATAGTTTCGGCATCTCGAGACAAGTTATCGTTGCTACTGAGAATGGGCGTGTCTATTCGCTCGATGGTGGAAACCACGGCGCCGTTTCTTGGGGTGTAAAGGCCGCGGAGGCCGAAACTTGGGCTCCTGTTGCAGTGGTCACTCAACCAGGTCTTGCCACTGTCTACACAGATGATGGCAGCTCGGTTACATTGAACGCCGCCTCTGGAGAAATCATCAAGCGCACTCCGGCTACTACCAAGCTCCGTTCTGTCGCTGTGCTTAATGACTCTCCTGCGCCCCTTGTTGTTGGAATTAACGAGAACGGTACTCCCGTTGATTCTGTGGATCTTCCTGGGTTCTTTGTCACCCTAGGCAATGGTCGTGTGCTGGGCTGGAGcgccaacaacaacaagaccCCCGTCTGGGAGTTCCTACCGCCACAGGGTGAGAGAGTCATCCATGCCACCTCCCGACCAGCTCATGATCCTGTAGCATCAATTGGCAAGGTCTTGGGCGATCGATCGGTTCTGTACAAGTATCTGAACCCTAACTTGATTCTCGCAACCGCCGTTGGCGATAAGTCAGCTACTTTCTACCTGTTGGATGGAATTTCTGGCAAGATCCTACATGCTAGCACCCAAAATGGTGTCGACACCACCCAGCCAATTACCTCAGCCATGTCCGAGAACTGGTTCGCATACTCTTTCTGGGGTGATGTCGTCCACCCATCGGACGCCAAAGGCTACCAATTGGTGATTTCCGAGCTGTATGAGTCTTCGATCCCTAATGACCGTGGGCCACTGGGTGCCGCATCCAACTACTCAAGCCTTGACGCACTGCCGCTCCCACATGTAGTGTCGCAGTCCTTCATCATCCCAGAACCGATTTCCCACATGGCCGTTACCCAAACCCGTCAGGGCATCACCACCCGCCAGCTCCTTTGCACACTCCCCTCGACGAACTCGCTGATTGGCATCCCTCGCCCCGTGCTGGACGCCCGCCGGCCCATCGGCCGTGACCCGACCCCTACAGAGATCGAAGAGGGCCTGTTCAAGTATAATCCCTTCCTCGAATTCGATGGCAAATGGTATCTTTCTCACGCGCGCGATGTGGCTGGAATCAAGAAGGTTCTCTCAGCACCAACGCTGCTTGAGAGTACCAGTTTGATCTTCGGCTTTGGCGGTGATATCTTTGGTACCCGGGCGACACCCAGCCAGGCTTTCGATATCCTGGGCAAGGGATTCTCGAAGTTGCAATTGCTTATGACCATCGTGGCACTGACTATTGGAGTTGTCATTCTGTCTCCGATG GTCCGGAAGAAACAGGTCAACCAGGTTTGGAAGGCATCGTAG